In a genomic window of Deinococcus ruber:
- the pelF gene encoding GT4 family glycosyltransferase PelF, whose product MQIALLCEGTYPYMHGGVSVWCDQLVGGLPEHDFHVYAISGQKLANTNFNMPGNVKSLVGVPLWDGVSGPRPRFSLRGDTLDDAYEQLLYAIFQGGEGETEVFLSALRRIFTYAQQGNLAQALTSRRKARRLYEVWQDFAQEDTPRTRTGLLVLQPTLADALQACIWMEHFLRPLSIPPAQVDLCHAASNGLSPLLAFASKWAYGTPFLLTEHGIYLRERYLELRTSPHSTAFKSFLMRFYSLLTSAAYVMADLITPGSQYNQRWEIRQGADPERIRPVYNGINPNFFHQAIDDPAVPTISWVGRVDPLKDLETLIRAFGAVHDKIPGSKLRMFGSTPLENEGYALHCKKLIESLGLKGQATFEGRIDSVVDAYHAGHMVALTSISEGFPYTLIEAMAAGRANIATDVGGVTEALGDTGLVVPPRDHTAVATACLRLFGNSELRTNLGLAARSRVLSQFTLDSFLHVYRHVYPHVMQKAQTTGWTA is encoded by the coding sequence ATGCAAATCGCCCTGCTCTGTGAAGGAACCTACCCGTACATGCACGGCGGCGTAAGCGTGTGGTGCGACCAGCTCGTCGGCGGGCTGCCCGAACACGACTTCCACGTCTACGCCATCAGTGGGCAGAAACTCGCCAACACCAACTTCAACATGCCCGGCAACGTCAAATCGCTGGTGGGGGTGCCGCTGTGGGACGGTGTGTCTGGCCCGCGCCCGCGCTTTTCGCTGCGCGGCGACACCCTCGACGACGCCTACGAGCAGCTGCTGTATGCCATTTTTCAGGGCGGCGAAGGCGAAACCGAGGTGTTTCTGTCGGCGCTGCGGCGCATCTTCACGTATGCCCAGCAGGGCAATCTGGCGCAGGCGCTCACCAGTCGGCGCAAGGCCCGGCGACTGTACGAGGTCTGGCAGGATTTCGCGCAGGAAGACACCCCGCGCACCCGCACCGGGCTGCTGGTGCTGCAACCCACGCTGGCCGACGCGCTCCAGGCCTGCATCTGGATGGAACATTTTCTTCGCCCGCTGTCGATACCGCCCGCGCAGGTCGATCTGTGCCACGCGGCCAGCAACGGCCTGTCTCCCCTGCTGGCCTTTGCGAGCAAATGGGCCTACGGCACGCCCTTCCTGCTGACCGAACACGGCATCTATCTGAGAGAACGCTATCTGGAGCTTCGCACCTCGCCGCACAGCACCGCCTTCAAATCATTCCTGATGCGCTTCTATTCGCTGCTGACAAGTGCGGCGTATGTGATGGCCGACCTGATTACCCCCGGCTCGCAGTACAACCAGCGCTGGGAAATCCGGCAGGGAGCCGACCCCGAACGCATCAGGCCCGTATACAACGGCATCAATCCCAATTTCTTTCATCAGGCCATCGACGATCCAGCCGTGCCGACGATCAGCTGGGTGGGCCGGGTCGATCCGCTCAAAGACCTGGAAACGCTGATCCGGGCGTTTGGAGCCGTCCATGACAAGATTCCCGGCTCCAAGCTGCGGATGTTCGGCTCGACGCCACTGGAGAACGAGGGGTATGCGCTGCACTGCAAGAAGCTGATCGAGAGTCTGGGCCTGAAGGGACAGGCGACCTTCGAGGGCCGCATCGACAGTGTGGTGGACGCCTACCACGCCGGGCATATGGTGGCGCTCACCAGCATCTCGGAAGGATTTCCGTACACGCTGATCGAGGCGATGGCGGCGGGCCGCGCCAACATTGCCACCGATGTCGGCGGCGTGACCGAGGCGCTCGGAGACACCGGACTGGTGGTGCCGCCCCGCGACCACACGGCAGTGGCGACGGCGTGTCTGCGGCTGTTCGGCAACTCGGAACTGCGGACCAATCTGGGGCTGGCGGCCCGTTCGCGGGTACTGTCTCAGTTCACGCTCGACAGCTTTCTGCACGTGTATCGCCACGTCTATCCGCATGTGATGCAGAAAGCGCAGACGACCGGGTGGACCGCATGA
- a CDS encoding NAD-dependent 4,6-dehydratase LegB → MSTLVAVTGAEGFIGSHLVEALVQSGVKVRAMVLYNSFNSWGWLDQLSPEVMENVEVVLGDVRDPVSVREFMRGAEVVYHLAALIAIPYSYQAPHSYVQTNVIGTLNVLEAARDLQTPRLVHTSTSEVYGTARSVPIHETHPLQAQSPYSASKVGADKLVESYHLSFGLPVVTLRPFNTYGPRQSARAVIPTIISQIAARRPVVKIGSLAPTRDFNFVTDTADSFISVGNAAAERVVGRTLNTGTGTEISVGDLALAIADIMGERVELEQEDQRLRPDASEVMRLVSDSGELRRLTGWQPRFPLRAGLEQTSAWFVDPRNLAHYKPGMYSV, encoded by the coding sequence ATGAGCACACTCGTCGCAGTTACCGGAGCAGAAGGATTTATCGGGTCGCATCTGGTCGAAGCGCTGGTTCAGAGCGGCGTAAAAGTGCGGGCCATGGTGCTGTACAACTCATTCAACAGCTGGGGGTGGCTCGATCAACTGTCGCCGGAGGTGATGGAAAACGTCGAGGTGGTGCTGGGCGACGTGCGCGACCCGGTGTCGGTGCGCGAGTTCATGCGCGGCGCGGAGGTGGTGTACCATCTGGCGGCCCTGATCGCCATTCCGTACAGCTATCAGGCTCCTCACTCGTATGTGCAGACCAACGTGATCGGCACGCTGAACGTGCTGGAAGCCGCCCGCGACCTGCAAACCCCCCGCCTGGTACACACCTCCACCAGCGAGGTCTACGGCACTGCCCGCAGCGTACCGATTCACGAAACCCACCCGCTTCAGGCGCAGTCGCCGTACTCGGCGTCGAAGGTGGGGGCCGACAAACTGGTCGAGAGCTACCACCTGTCGTTCGGCCTGCCGGTGGTGACGCTGCGCCCCTTCAACACCTACGGCCCCCGCCAGTCGGCCCGCGCCGTCATTCCCACCATCATCTCGCAGATCGCGGCACGTCGCCCGGTGGTCAAGATCGGCTCGCTGGCCCCCACCCGCGACTTCAATTTCGTGACCGATACCGCCGATTCGTTCATCTCGGTGGGCAACGCCGCCGCCGAGCGCGTGGTGGGCCGCACGCTGAATACCGGCACCGGCACCGAAATCTCGGTGGGCGATCTGGCGCTGGCGATTGCCGACATCATGGGCGAACGCGTCGAACTGGAGCAGGAAGATCAGCGGCTGCGCCCCGACGCCTCGGAGGTGATGCGCCTGGTGAGCGACAGCGGTGAGCTGCGCCGCCTGACCGGATGGCAACCGCGTTTCCCACTGCGGGCCGGGCTGGAGCAGACGAGCGCGTGGTTCGTCGATCCCAGAAATCTGGCGCATTACAAGCCCGGCATGTACTCGGTCTGA